A genomic segment from Bombus huntii isolate Logan2020A chromosome 13, iyBomHunt1.1, whole genome shotgun sequence encodes:
- the LOC126872714 gene encoding transcription factor CP2-like protein 1 isoform X3, which yields MELEFIMDGGADALNGTIWFPNTPSPPYEQLSPVRQNRCDPIATQHDKYNSPKDSPEDSVQIRSSSESPQHLSPSSDNSPNCQQSSLKRRAGEPLPQITELEKKHARRDGSVGNNGPGQGWSTQVEELAEHLAADFDGSLSALAASDLATAVASYNMSEALLALPSLTVFKQEAPSPENQQNSNLNHVSQRTINSAPANNSNGSVEADSNNNGQTAASLHQLLYSSNEEYPPTSSSGNHVSSSQQGNELNEDCRFQYVLAAATSIATKVNEETLTYLNQGQSYEIKLKKLGDLSAYRGKILKGHPTFLFQSTIRICFHERRLQYTEREQMLAWQRARPGERLLEVDVPLSYGMVDVCQPSPSNNSVEFMWDPTKEVGVYIKVNCISTEFTPKKHGGEKGVPFRIQVETRLPGGPRLHAASCQVKVFKLKGADRKHKQDRDKILRRPAHEQDKYQPSYDCTVLSDIPLDSLSPSNLVTQNGGSPYASTEAVSPQTRSISGNTSPVVAPLALSVSNPGIVPLVPASDAVKENVGTAPALPSPAAILPDQSCIEAEAPSCLAQLSPDANAAQTTTWLRASRFNAFESTFASFSASDILRLSRDDLIQICGLADGIRLFNALHSKAPTPKLTLYFSLEDNGSLWRVAYLDSLTSSALINKLLNTLSLPHDRLHSVLFLGPQGIHVIVTDELVANMKDESMYFVETIKDNTSERYKLLLKPSSRS from the exons ATGGAGCTGGAATTCATCATGGACGGCGGTGCAGATGCTTTGAACGGGACGATATGGTTTCCCAATACACCGTCGCCTCCGTACGAACAGCTGTCCCCAGTTCGTCAGAACAGGTGCGACCCCATCGCCACTCAGCAT GATAAATACAACTCACCGAAGGATTCCCCGGAGGACAGTGTCCAGATACGTTCGAGCAGCGAATCACCCCAACATCTCAGCCCGTCTTCCGACAATTCCCCCAATTGCCAGCAGAGCAGCCTGAAACGTCGAGCCGGGGAGCCGTTGCCACAAATTACGGAACTCGAGAAGAAACATGCTAGGAGAGATG GATCTGTTGGGAACAATGGTCCTGGACAAGGATGGTCAACCCAAGTGGAGGAGCTGGCAGAACATCTTGCCGCCGATTTCGATGGATCTCTGTCGGCACTTGCGGCCTCCGACCTCGCGACAGCCGTCGCCTCCTATAACATGAG CGAAGCCCTGCTCGCGTTACCATCGTTGACGGTGTTCAAGCAAGAAGCACCATCACCGGAAAATCAGCAAAATTCCAA TTTAAACCACGTGTCACAGAGAACAATTAATTCGGCACCAGCGAACAACTCGAACGGCTCTGTCGAGGCTGACAGTAACAATAATGGGCAGACAGCAGCTAGTCTTCATCAGTTGCTTTACTCCTCGAACGAGGAGTATCCTCCAACATCGTCCTCGGGAAACCACGTTTCATCCTCTCAACAAGGAAACGAACTCAACGAGGACTGCCG TTTCCAATACGTGCTTGCGGCTGCCACGAGCATTGCGACGAAAGTCAACGAAGAGACGCTCACCTACCTGAATCAGGGTCAATCGTACGAGATCAAATTGAAGAAATTGGGCGATCTGTCGGCATATCGCGGGAAGATTTTGAAG GGACATCCAACGTTTTTGTTTCAGTCGACAATACGCATTTGCTTCCACGAGAGGAGACTTCAGTACACTGAACGGGAACAGATGCTCGCATGGCAACGCGCAAGACCCGGTGAAAGATTGCTCGAGGTCGATGTTCCCCTTAGTTATGGGATGGTAGACGTTTGTCAACCGTCCCCGTCCAATAATAGCGTGGAATTCATGTGGGACCCCACCAAGGAAGTCGGCGTTTATATAAAG GTGAACTGTATTAGCACTGAATTCACGCCCAAGAAACATGGTGGGGAAAAAGGCGTGCCATTTCGGATCCAAGTGGAAACGCGACTACCGGGAGGCCCTCGTTTGCACGCTGCATCTTGCCAGGTAAAGGTCTTCAAGTTGAAAGGTGCTGATCGCAAACATAAGCAAGATCGGGACAAGATACTGCGACGGCCGGCACACGAGCAGGACAAGTACCAGCCAAGCTACGACTGCACGGTTCTGTCCGAC ATTCCCCTAGACTCGTTATCGCCATCCAATTTGGTCACACAAAATGGAGGGAGCCCCTATGCGTCAACAGAGGCAGT ATCACCCCAAACCCGCTCTATAAGTGGCAATACATCTCCGGTGGTAGCGCCTTTGGCACTTTCGGTTTCCAATCCGGGTATCGTACCTCTAGTTCCTGCCTCTGATGCTGTAAAGGAAAATGTGGGAACAGCACCGGCTCTACCATCGCCTGCGGCAATTTTGCCAGACCAGTCCTGTATCGAAGCTGAA GCGCCATCGTGTTTGGCTCAATTGTCACCAGACGCAAACGCGGCACAGACAACCACGTGGCTTCGTGCTAGTCGTTTCAATGCATTCGAGTCCACGTTCGCGAGCTTCTCTGCTTCGGATATCTTGCGACTCTCTAGAGACGACTTAATCCAAATTTGTGGCCTGGCTGATGGGATTCGATTGTTCAATGCGCTGCACTCGAAAGCGCCAACCCCAAAACTTACCCTCTATTTCTCGTTGGAAGACAACGGTTCGCTTTGGAGAGTTGCTTACTTGGACAGTCTGACCAGCAGTGCCTTGATAAACAAGCTACTGAACACCTTAAGTCTGCCCCACGATCGACTACATTCTGTACTCTTTCTTGGTCCCCAAGGTATCCATGTAATAGTCACCGATGAATTGGTAGCAAACATGAAGGACGAAAGCATGTACTTCGTTGAAACTATCAAAG ATAACACGAGCGAACGCTACAAGCTGCTTCTAAAGCCTTCATCGCGTTCCTAA
- the LOC126872714 gene encoding transcription factor CP2-like protein 1 isoform X2, which translates to MELEFIMDGGADALNGTIWFPNTPSPPYEQLSPVRQNRCDPIATQHASMGYHSPQNSLWQDKYNSPKDSPEDSVQIRSSSESPQHLSPSSDNSPNCQQSSLKRRAGEPLPQITELEKKHARRDGSVGNNGPGQGWSTQVEELAEHLAADFDGSLSALAASDLATAVASYNMSEALLALPSLTVFKQEAPSPENQQNSNLNHVSQRTINSAPANNSNGSVEADSNNNGQTAASLHQLLYSSNEEYPPTSSSGNHVSSSQQGNELNEDCRFQYVLAAATSIATKVNEETLTYLNQGQSYEIKLKKLGDLSAYRGKILKSTIRICFHERRLQYTEREQMLAWQRARPGERLLEVDVPLSYGMVDVCQPSPSNNSVEFMWDPTKEVGVYIKVNCISTEFTPKKHGGEKGVPFRIQVETRLPGGPRLHAASCQVKVFKLKGADRKHKQDRDKILRRPAHEQDKYQPSYDCTVLSDIPLDSLSPSNLVTQNGGSPYASTEAVSPQTRSISGNTSPVVAPLALSVSNPGIVPLVPASDAVKENVGTAPALPSPAAILPDQSCIEAEAPSCLAQLSPDANAAQTTTWLRASRFNAFESTFASFSASDILRLSRDDLIQICGLADGIRLFNALHSKAPTPKLTLYFSLEDNGSLWRVAYLDSLTSSALINKLLNTLSLPHDRLHSVLFLGPQGIHVIVTDELVANMKDESMYFVETIKDNTSERYKLLLKPSSRS; encoded by the exons ATGGAGCTGGAATTCATCATGGACGGCGGTGCAGATGCTTTGAACGGGACGATATGGTTTCCCAATACACCGTCGCCTCCGTACGAACAGCTGTCCCCAGTTCGTCAGAACAGGTGCGACCCCATCGCCACTCAGCAT GCGTCAATGGGATATCACAGTCCACAAAATTCTTTATGGCAGGATAAATACAACTCACCGAAGGATTCCCCGGAGGACAGTGTCCAGATACGTTCGAGCAGCGAATCACCCCAACATCTCAGCCCGTCTTCCGACAATTCCCCCAATTGCCAGCAGAGCAGCCTGAAACGTCGAGCCGGGGAGCCGTTGCCACAAATTACGGAACTCGAGAAGAAACATGCTAGGAGAGATG GATCTGTTGGGAACAATGGTCCTGGACAAGGATGGTCAACCCAAGTGGAGGAGCTGGCAGAACATCTTGCCGCCGATTTCGATGGATCTCTGTCGGCACTTGCGGCCTCCGACCTCGCGACAGCCGTCGCCTCCTATAACATGAG CGAAGCCCTGCTCGCGTTACCATCGTTGACGGTGTTCAAGCAAGAAGCACCATCACCGGAAAATCAGCAAAATTCCAA TTTAAACCACGTGTCACAGAGAACAATTAATTCGGCACCAGCGAACAACTCGAACGGCTCTGTCGAGGCTGACAGTAACAATAATGGGCAGACAGCAGCTAGTCTTCATCAGTTGCTTTACTCCTCGAACGAGGAGTATCCTCCAACATCGTCCTCGGGAAACCACGTTTCATCCTCTCAACAAGGAAACGAACTCAACGAGGACTGCCG TTTCCAATACGTGCTTGCGGCTGCCACGAGCATTGCGACGAAAGTCAACGAAGAGACGCTCACCTACCTGAATCAGGGTCAATCGTACGAGATCAAATTGAAGAAATTGGGCGATCTGTCGGCATATCGCGGGAAGATTTTGAAG TCGACAATACGCATTTGCTTCCACGAGAGGAGACTTCAGTACACTGAACGGGAACAGATGCTCGCATGGCAACGCGCAAGACCCGGTGAAAGATTGCTCGAGGTCGATGTTCCCCTTAGTTATGGGATGGTAGACGTTTGTCAACCGTCCCCGTCCAATAATAGCGTGGAATTCATGTGGGACCCCACCAAGGAAGTCGGCGTTTATATAAAG GTGAACTGTATTAGCACTGAATTCACGCCCAAGAAACATGGTGGGGAAAAAGGCGTGCCATTTCGGATCCAAGTGGAAACGCGACTACCGGGAGGCCCTCGTTTGCACGCTGCATCTTGCCAGGTAAAGGTCTTCAAGTTGAAAGGTGCTGATCGCAAACATAAGCAAGATCGGGACAAGATACTGCGACGGCCGGCACACGAGCAGGACAAGTACCAGCCAAGCTACGACTGCACGGTTCTGTCCGAC ATTCCCCTAGACTCGTTATCGCCATCCAATTTGGTCACACAAAATGGAGGGAGCCCCTATGCGTCAACAGAGGCAGT ATCACCCCAAACCCGCTCTATAAGTGGCAATACATCTCCGGTGGTAGCGCCTTTGGCACTTTCGGTTTCCAATCCGGGTATCGTACCTCTAGTTCCTGCCTCTGATGCTGTAAAGGAAAATGTGGGAACAGCACCGGCTCTACCATCGCCTGCGGCAATTTTGCCAGACCAGTCCTGTATCGAAGCTGAA GCGCCATCGTGTTTGGCTCAATTGTCACCAGACGCAAACGCGGCACAGACAACCACGTGGCTTCGTGCTAGTCGTTTCAATGCATTCGAGTCCACGTTCGCGAGCTTCTCTGCTTCGGATATCTTGCGACTCTCTAGAGACGACTTAATCCAAATTTGTGGCCTGGCTGATGGGATTCGATTGTTCAATGCGCTGCACTCGAAAGCGCCAACCCCAAAACTTACCCTCTATTTCTCGTTGGAAGACAACGGTTCGCTTTGGAGAGTTGCTTACTTGGACAGTCTGACCAGCAGTGCCTTGATAAACAAGCTACTGAACACCTTAAGTCTGCCCCACGATCGACTACATTCTGTACTCTTTCTTGGTCCCCAAGGTATCCATGTAATAGTCACCGATGAATTGGTAGCAAACATGAAGGACGAAAGCATGTACTTCGTTGAAACTATCAAAG ATAACACGAGCGAACGCTACAAGCTGCTTCTAAAGCCTTCATCGCGTTCCTAA
- the LOC126872714 gene encoding transcription factor CP2-like protein 1 isoform X1, which translates to MELEFIMDGGADALNGTIWFPNTPSPPYEQLSPVRQNRCDPIATQHASMGYHSPQNSLWQDKYNSPKDSPEDSVQIRSSSESPQHLSPSSDNSPNCQQSSLKRRAGEPLPQITELEKKHARRDGSVGNNGPGQGWSTQVEELAEHLAADFDGSLSALAASDLATAVASYNMSEALLALPSLTVFKQEAPSPENQQNSNLNHVSQRTINSAPANNSNGSVEADSNNNGQTAASLHQLLYSSNEEYPPTSSSGNHVSSSQQGNELNEDCRFQYVLAAATSIATKVNEETLTYLNQGQSYEIKLKKLGDLSAYRGKILKGHPTFLFQSTIRICFHERRLQYTEREQMLAWQRARPGERLLEVDVPLSYGMVDVCQPSPSNNSVEFMWDPTKEVGVYIKVNCISTEFTPKKHGGEKGVPFRIQVETRLPGGPRLHAASCQVKVFKLKGADRKHKQDRDKILRRPAHEQDKYQPSYDCTVLSDIPLDSLSPSNLVTQNGGSPYASTEAVSPQTRSISGNTSPVVAPLALSVSNPGIVPLVPASDAVKENVGTAPALPSPAAILPDQSCIEAEAPSCLAQLSPDANAAQTTTWLRASRFNAFESTFASFSASDILRLSRDDLIQICGLADGIRLFNALHSKAPTPKLTLYFSLEDNGSLWRVAYLDSLTSSALINKLLNTLSLPHDRLHSVLFLGPQGIHVIVTDELVANMKDESMYFVETIKDNTSERYKLLLKPSSRS; encoded by the exons ATGGAGCTGGAATTCATCATGGACGGCGGTGCAGATGCTTTGAACGGGACGATATGGTTTCCCAATACACCGTCGCCTCCGTACGAACAGCTGTCCCCAGTTCGTCAGAACAGGTGCGACCCCATCGCCACTCAGCAT GCGTCAATGGGATATCACAGTCCACAAAATTCTTTATGGCAGGATAAATACAACTCACCGAAGGATTCCCCGGAGGACAGTGTCCAGATACGTTCGAGCAGCGAATCACCCCAACATCTCAGCCCGTCTTCCGACAATTCCCCCAATTGCCAGCAGAGCAGCCTGAAACGTCGAGCCGGGGAGCCGTTGCCACAAATTACGGAACTCGAGAAGAAACATGCTAGGAGAGATG GATCTGTTGGGAACAATGGTCCTGGACAAGGATGGTCAACCCAAGTGGAGGAGCTGGCAGAACATCTTGCCGCCGATTTCGATGGATCTCTGTCGGCACTTGCGGCCTCCGACCTCGCGACAGCCGTCGCCTCCTATAACATGAG CGAAGCCCTGCTCGCGTTACCATCGTTGACGGTGTTCAAGCAAGAAGCACCATCACCGGAAAATCAGCAAAATTCCAA TTTAAACCACGTGTCACAGAGAACAATTAATTCGGCACCAGCGAACAACTCGAACGGCTCTGTCGAGGCTGACAGTAACAATAATGGGCAGACAGCAGCTAGTCTTCATCAGTTGCTTTACTCCTCGAACGAGGAGTATCCTCCAACATCGTCCTCGGGAAACCACGTTTCATCCTCTCAACAAGGAAACGAACTCAACGAGGACTGCCG TTTCCAATACGTGCTTGCGGCTGCCACGAGCATTGCGACGAAAGTCAACGAAGAGACGCTCACCTACCTGAATCAGGGTCAATCGTACGAGATCAAATTGAAGAAATTGGGCGATCTGTCGGCATATCGCGGGAAGATTTTGAAG GGACATCCAACGTTTTTGTTTCAGTCGACAATACGCATTTGCTTCCACGAGAGGAGACTTCAGTACACTGAACGGGAACAGATGCTCGCATGGCAACGCGCAAGACCCGGTGAAAGATTGCTCGAGGTCGATGTTCCCCTTAGTTATGGGATGGTAGACGTTTGTCAACCGTCCCCGTCCAATAATAGCGTGGAATTCATGTGGGACCCCACCAAGGAAGTCGGCGTTTATATAAAG GTGAACTGTATTAGCACTGAATTCACGCCCAAGAAACATGGTGGGGAAAAAGGCGTGCCATTTCGGATCCAAGTGGAAACGCGACTACCGGGAGGCCCTCGTTTGCACGCTGCATCTTGCCAGGTAAAGGTCTTCAAGTTGAAAGGTGCTGATCGCAAACATAAGCAAGATCGGGACAAGATACTGCGACGGCCGGCACACGAGCAGGACAAGTACCAGCCAAGCTACGACTGCACGGTTCTGTCCGAC ATTCCCCTAGACTCGTTATCGCCATCCAATTTGGTCACACAAAATGGAGGGAGCCCCTATGCGTCAACAGAGGCAGT ATCACCCCAAACCCGCTCTATAAGTGGCAATACATCTCCGGTGGTAGCGCCTTTGGCACTTTCGGTTTCCAATCCGGGTATCGTACCTCTAGTTCCTGCCTCTGATGCTGTAAAGGAAAATGTGGGAACAGCACCGGCTCTACCATCGCCTGCGGCAATTTTGCCAGACCAGTCCTGTATCGAAGCTGAA GCGCCATCGTGTTTGGCTCAATTGTCACCAGACGCAAACGCGGCACAGACAACCACGTGGCTTCGTGCTAGTCGTTTCAATGCATTCGAGTCCACGTTCGCGAGCTTCTCTGCTTCGGATATCTTGCGACTCTCTAGAGACGACTTAATCCAAATTTGTGGCCTGGCTGATGGGATTCGATTGTTCAATGCGCTGCACTCGAAAGCGCCAACCCCAAAACTTACCCTCTATTTCTCGTTGGAAGACAACGGTTCGCTTTGGAGAGTTGCTTACTTGGACAGTCTGACCAGCAGTGCCTTGATAAACAAGCTACTGAACACCTTAAGTCTGCCCCACGATCGACTACATTCTGTACTCTTTCTTGGTCCCCAAGGTATCCATGTAATAGTCACCGATGAATTGGTAGCAAACATGAAGGACGAAAGCATGTACTTCGTTGAAACTATCAAAG ATAACACGAGCGAACGCTACAAGCTGCTTCTAAAGCCTTCATCGCGTTCCTAA